In a single window of the Podospora pseudocomata strain CBS 415.72m chromosome 2 map unlocalized CBS415.72m_2, whole genome shotgun sequence genome:
- the SPT16 gene encoding FACT complex subunit spt16 (MEROPS:MER0026495; EggNog:ENOG503NW09; COG:K; BUSCO:EOG09260K4V) — protein sequence MLLTTDTLYIFTTQKKAKYLDQIKGGRFPVEVLVKGKDAAENERHFIKITDAIKAAGVSHHAREFKKVGVLTKDTSSGPFIDEWKKIYADNCKDVEQVEIAPALSTAAFSVKDEAELRAMRSSSKACVALLTPYFLDEMSNILDQDKKIKHSALADKVYNKLEDENFWKSVQLPNRQKLPSDFDPEQLDWVLGPIVQSGGKFDLKWQQDSDDEILHPGIIIAAMGLRYKSYCSQIARTFMVDPNKSQESNYKFLLSVHNMILKGIRDGVVVKDVYSKALGLIKSKKPELEKHFLKNVGYGIGLENKDPTLVLNAKNQRTLRDGMTLVITTGFSDIQNPNPQDKNSKTYSLVLTDTVRVTAAEPVVFTGEAPVEVDATSFFFKDEDEAQPTPKKEKRDSRVGAVATKNITSTRLRSERNTAVDDDAEKRRRAHQKELSAKKQAEGLAKYAESTADQNGVEVKKFKRFESYKRDNQFPPKVRDMGIVIDQKNATIVLPVMGRPVPFHVNTIKNASKSDEGEWSFLRINFLSPGQGVGRKDDQPFEDASAHFVRSLTFRSTDGDRYTDIANQIANLKREAVKKEQEKKDLEDVIEQDKLVEIRNRRPAVLDNVFIRPAMEGKRVPGKVEIHQNGLRYQSPLSTTQRVDILFSNVRHLFFQPCEHELIVIIHVHLKDPILFGKKKTKDVQFYREATDIQFDETGNRKRKYRYGDEDEFEAEQEERRRRNELDRLFKSFADKIAEAGKNEGLEVDMPLREIGFNGVPFRSNVYIQPTTECLIQITEPPFMVITLDDIEIAHLERVQYGLKNFDLVFIFKDFTRPPAHINTIPVESLEDVKEFLDSVNIAYSEGPLNLNWSVIMKTVTADTHQFFLDGGWGFLQNDSDEEGGSDEEEEESAFEISESELDVASESSEEDSDFDSNASAEASDEAEMSDEEEGEDWDELEKKARKRDRESGLEEEDNKKGAKKQKRR from the exons ATGCTTCTAACTACCGATACCCTCTACATTTTCACGACTCAGAAAAAAG CCAAATACCTGGACCAGATCAAGGGCGGCCGGTTCCCCGTCGAGGTGCttgtcaagggcaaggacgCGGCCGAAAACGAGAGGCACTTCATCAAAATCACAGATGCCATCAAGGCAGCAGGGGTGAGTCATCACGCGCGTGAGTTC AAGAAGGTCGGTGTGCTTACCAAAGACACCTCCAGCGGCCCGTTCATCGATGAGTGGAAGAAGATTTATGCCGACAACTGCAAAGATGTGGAACAGGTCGAGATCGCTCCGGCACTCTCCACCGCTGCCTTCTCTGTGAAGGACGAGGCAGAGCTCCGCGCCATGCGTAGCTCATCCAAGGCCTGCGTGGCCCTTTTGACCCCGTACTTCCTCGACGAAATGTCCAACATCCTCGATCaagacaagaagatcaagcacAGCGCCTTGGCTGACAAGGTGTACAACAAATTGGAGGACGAGAATTTCTGGAAGTCTGTCCAGCTTCCCAATCGCCAGAAATTACCGAGCGATTTTGACCCAGAACAGCTTGACTGGGTGTTGGGTCCTATTGTGCAGAGCGGCGGAAAATTCGACCTCAAGTGGCAGCAGGACTCAGACGACGAGATCCTCCACCCTGGTATCATCATTGCGGCCATGGGCCTGAGATACAAGTCATACTGCTCGCAGATTGCCAGAACCTTTATGGTGGACCCCAACAAGTCCCAGGAGAGCAACTACAAGTTTTTGCTCTCTGTTCACAACATGATCCTGAAGGGGATCCgggacggggtggtggtcaaggaTGTCTACTCCAAGGCTCTTGGCTTGATCAAATCAAAGAAGCCCGAACTCGAGAAGCATTTCTTGAAGAATGTTGGCTACGGAATTGGTCTTGAGAACAAGGACCCCACTTTGGTTCTCAACGCCAAGAACCAAAGGACTCTGCGGGATGGCATGACACTTGTCATCACCACTGGATTCAGCGACATTCagaaccccaacccacagGATAAGAATAGCAAGACTTACTCCTTGGTTCTCACCGACACAGTCCGCGTCACCGCTGCAGAGCCAGTGGTGTTCACAGGCGAGGCTCCCGTGGAGGTTGATGCTACCTCGTTCTTCTTcaaagacgaggatgaggctcAGCCAACTCccaaaaaggagaagagagacTCGCGAGTCGGTGCTGTTGCTACTAAGAACATCACTAGCACTCGCCTGCGCTCTGAACGCAACACGGCGGTGGATGACGACGCTGAAAAGAGGCGTCGCGCTCATCAAAAGGAGCTTTCAGCAAAGAAGCAGGCCGAGGGTTTGGCCAAGTATGCCGAGTCCACGGCCGACCAAAACGGCGTAGAGGTGAAGAAGTTCAAGCGCTTCGAGTCGTACAAGCGCGATAACCAGTTTCCCCCCAAGGTCAGGGATATGGGCATTGTTATTGACCAAAAGAACGCCACCATCGTTCTGCCAGTGATGGGCAGACCCGTTCCGTTCCACGTCAATACCATCAAGAATGCCAGCAAGAGTGATGAAGGCGAGTGGTCATTCCTGCGCATCAACTTCCTGTCACCTGGTCAGGGTGTTGGACGCAAGGATGATCAGCCATTCGAGGATGCCTCGGCTCACTTCGTCAGAAGCTTGACCTTCCGTTCGACTGATGGTGATCGGTATACCGACATTGCCAACCAGATTGCCAACCTCAAGCGCGAggccgtcaagaaggagcaggagaagaaagacCTGGAGGATGTTATCGAGCAGGACAAGCTGGTTGAGATAAGAA ACCGCCGCCCCGCTGTTTTGGATAACGTCTTCATTCGGCCGGCCATGGAAGGCAAGCGTGTGCCAGGTAAGGTAGAGATTCACCAGAACGGTCTCCGCTACCAGTCACCATTGAGCACCACCCAACGTGTCGACATTCTCTTCTCCAACGTCCGCCACCTGTTTTTCCAGCCCTGCGAGCACGAGTTGATTGTCATCATCCACGTCCACCTCAAGGaccccatcctcttcggcaagaagaagaccaaggaTGTGCAGTTTTATCGTGAAGCCACCGATATCCAGTTTGATGAAACCGGCAATAGGAAGCGGAAGTACAGGTAtggtgacgaggacgaaTTCGAAgccgagcaggaggagcgCCGTCGTCGCAACGAGCTCGATAGGCTGTTTAAGAGCTTTGCCGACAAGATAGCCGAAGCGGGCAAGAACGAGGGATTGGAAGTGGACATGCCGCTCCGCGAGATAGGATTCAATGGCGTGCCCTTCCGTAGTAACGTGTACATCCAGCCCACGACCGAGTGTCTGATCCAGATCACGGAACCGCCATTCATGGTCATCACGCTGGACGACATTGAAATCGCCCATCTGGAACGCGTGCAATACGGTCTCAAGAACTTTGATCTGGTCTTTATCTTTAAGGACTTTACTCGACCGCCAGCgcacatcaacaccatcccgGTTGAGTCGCTCGAGGACGTGAAAGAGTTTCTGGACTCCGTTAACATCGCCTACTCGGAGGGTCCCCTGAACCTCAACTGGTCGGTCATCATGAAGACCGTCACGGCAGACACGCACCAGTTCTTTTTGGACGGCGGCTGGGGTTTCCTCCAGAACGactcggacgaggagggcgggtctgacgaggaggaggaggaatcggCGTTTGAGATTAGCGAGTCGGAGCTGGATGTTGCCAGCGAGTCGAGCGAGGAGGACTCGGACTTTGACAGTAATGCGTCTGCCGAGGCTAGTGATGAGGCGGAGATgtctgatgaggaggagggggaggattgggatgagctggagaagaaggcgaggaagagggataGGGAGagtgggttggaggaggaggataatAAGAAGGGGGCCAAGAAACAGAAGAGAAGGTAA
- a CDS encoding uncharacterized protein (EggNog:ENOG503P7IM): MFGRRHHAAPVVTTTAPRRRRGLFGGPRRTHHTTAAPMTTSTRHRGGLFGGKRRHHATTTHHHHHTTVAPVHHQQRRPSIGDKISGAFLKLKGTLTGRPGQKAAGTRRMHGTDGRGSRRRFY; encoded by the coding sequence atgTTCGGTCGTCGTCACCACGCCGCTCCTGTAGTCACTACTACCGCTCCCCGCCGTcgcagaggtctcttcggCGGCCCTCGTCGCACTCatcacaccaccgccgctccCATGACTACTTCTACCCGTCACCGAGGCGGTCTCTTTGGCGGAAAGCGCAGACATCATGCCActaccacccatcaccaccaccacaccaccgtCGCCCCTGTCCATCACCAGCAGAGGCGGCCCTCCATCGGTGACAAGATCAGTGGTGCCTTCCTGAAGTTGAAGGGAACTCTCACTGGAAGACCCGGCCAGAAGGCTGCTGGCACGAGGAGGATGCATGGCACTGATGGCCggggaagcaggaggagatttTACTAA
- a CDS encoding uncharacterized protein (COG:A; EggNog:ENOG503P4VU), which translates to MPSITTIHESLPYIDSPPTSTQLTAAQTLITRERTLHPDDPNHALLPPPYHPQFLTPLLTSEFSRLSSTSPPPKLNALDLSRYNTLPSQPPNSTPHSLQSELSKAYTSHAYISSRRSHLALLDTYGKTAWLVGNYHLEGELKALEKELAQTKQEIDLVTLARKTRQEEVGSEMRMLEENWKMGVGRVLETEVATEGVRREVLGVLAGRE; encoded by the exons ATGCCATCCATAACCACCATCCACGAGTCCCTCCCAT ACATCGATTCCCCCCCCACATCAACCCAACTAACCGCCGCCCAAACCCTCATTACCCGCGAACgcaccctccaccccgacgACCCCAACCacgctctcctcccccccccctaccACCCCCAATTCCTCACCCCTCTCCTCACATCCGAATTCTCCCGCCTCTCCAgtacctcccccccaccaaaactAAACGCCCTGGACCTGTCCCGatacaacaccctcccctcccaaccccctaaCTCCACCCCCCACTCCCTCCAGTCAGAACTCTCAAAAGCCTACACCTCCCACGCCTACATCTCCTCCCGCCGCtcccacctcgccctcctaGACACCTACGGAAAAACCGCCTGGCTAGTCGGGAACTACCACCTCGAGGGCGAGCTCAAGGCCCTAGAGAAGGAACTCGCCCAGACCAAACAAGAGATCGATCTTGTGACTCTGGCGaggaagacaagacaagaagaggTCGGGTCGGAGATGAGGATGCTAGAGGAGAATTGGAAAATGGGTGTAgggagggtgctggagaCGGAGGTGGCGAccgagggggtgaggagggaggttttgggggttcTTGCCGGGAGGGAGTAA
- a CDS encoding uncharacterized protein (COG:T; EggNog:ENOG503NWTU) encodes MDAHEKLLDPANLWVDSEKDGAYQQQPLLSQPHQQTKDGDSENKRSLPKRIYYRSIIGYLTSILGALILGCALLRLFAAEAPGNWTSWTTSTPQPPPTNNNNNNNNKNNNTYLLGVGKADITGPVVEINLMGYADPKQVGSGLRQRLYSRAFIVGNIDNPSDRLVYLVLDTQSGDTAVRYGILSALESLGEEYKVYGHHNVAVTGTHSHAGPAGWLNYLLPQITSKGFDHQGYRVIVDGAVESIRKAHQSLTPGYLSVGTTKVFGANINRSLFAYLANPEEERVRYNISIEDDGSVEKDLTLLKFERAADEKALGVLTWFPVHGTSLLGNNTLIAGDNKGVAAYLFEKSMRGGNPDFVAGFSQASVGDTSPNVLGAWCEDGSGEMCSFENSTCPVDGKSQSCHGRGPGFQTPDSGASSCFEIGKRQFEPARKLFDEGELTPVRGGWVKAFHKFHNMTGFEFELPGGRMAKTCPAALGYSFAAGTSDGPGAFDFTQHDGNENTTSPVWKAVSRFLKDANEEQRACHGAKPILLDVGEMERPYLWTPNVVDVQVFRVGQLFIIVSPGEATTMAGRRWKEAVRTSDEAGEDAVVVLGGPANSYTHYITTEEEYGIQRYEGASTLYGPHTLAAYINVTMGLLGYLNPDSPAPPPHDQKSMVYPPDNTNRSLSFIPSVVMDNAPLFKSFGDVLTDAEKGTPYVIGDVVKVRFVGANPRNNLKLGGTYAAVEKLGKDGTWERFRDDGDWSVIFEWERTSELMGWSEVTIGWDTALEGDGEIEKGTAYRIRYFGDKKGLLGGVESFEGVSDCFSFKA; translated from the coding sequence ATGGACGCCCACGAAAAACTGCTCgaccccgccaacctctGGGTTGACTCGGAAAAGGACGGAGCttatcaacaacagccgTTGCTATcacaaccacatcaacagACCAAAGACGGGGACTCAGAGAACAAGAGATCACTACCGAAAAGAATATACTACCGGTCCATCATCGGGTACCTCACCTCCATCCTCGgcgccctcatcctcggctgTGCACTACTTAGATTGTTTGCCGCCGAAGCCCCCGGAAACTGGACATCATggacaacctcaaccccccaacccccaccaacaaacaacaacaacaacaacaacaacaaaaacaacaacacataTCTCCTCGGCGTGGGCAAAGCAGACATCACCGGCCCCGTAGTCGAAATCAACCTCATGGGCTACGCCGACCCAAAACAAGTCGGTTCCGGTCTCCGTCAACGCCTCTACTCCCGCGCCTTCATCGTCGGCAACATCGACAACCCTTCCGACCGGTTGGTTTACTTGGTGCTGGACACCCAATCAGGTGACACCGCCGTTCGCTACGGCATCCTCAGCGCTCTTGAGAGCTTGGGGGAGGAATATAAAGTGTACGGTCACCACAACGTTGCTGTTACGGGAACGCACTCCCATGCTGGGCCAGCTGGGTGGTTGAATtacctcctcccacaaatCACAAGCAAAGGGTTTGATCACCAAGGCTACCGAGTCATTGTGGACGGGGCGGTGGAATCCATCAGAAAAGCGCATCAGAGTCTCACGCCGGGGTATCTCAGCGTCGGGACGACAAAGGTTTTTGGCGCGAATATCAACCGGAGTTTGTTTGCTTACCTTGCCAaccctgaggaggagagggtgaggtatAATATTAGCATCGAAGACGACGGGTCCGTTGAAAAGGATTTGACGCTCTTGAAATTTGAACGTGCCGCTGATGAGAAGGCTTTGGGTGTGCTGACGTGGTTTCCCGTCCATGGGACTTCGTTGTTGGGGAACAACACCCTTATTGCGGGGGATAATAAAGGGGTTGCGGCCTATTTGTTTGAAAAGTCgatgagaggggggaatCCAGATTTTGTGGCTGGTTTCAGCCAGGCAAGTGTGGGTGATACGAGTCCTAATGTTCTGGGCGCGTGGTGCGAGGATGGGTCGGGGGAGATGTGCAGTTTTGAGAATAGCACTTGTCCTGTTGATGGCAAGTCACAGTCTTGTCATGGTCGTGGGCCCGGGTTTCAAACTCCGGACAGCGGAGCTAGTTCCTGTTTCGAGATCGGGAAGAGGCAGTTTGAGCCTGCGAGGAAACTGTTTGACGAGGGGGAGCTCACGCcggtgagggggggttgggtgaaAGCTTTTCACAAGTTTCACAACATGACCGGGTTTGAGTTTGAGCTACCGGGTGGGAGGATGGCAAAGACTTGTCCGGCTGCGCTGGGGTATTCTTTTGCGGCGGGGACGAGTGATGGGCCGGGGGCGTTTGATTTTACGCAGCATGATGGGAACGAAAACACCACTTCGCCGGTGTGGAAGGCTGTGTCGAGGTTTTTGAAGGATGCGAACGAGGAGCAGAGGGCGTGTCATGGTGCCAAGCCGATTTTGCTGGatgtgggggagatggagaggcCGTATCTGTGGACGCCGAATGTGGTTGATGTTCAAGTGTTCAGAGTTGGACAGCTTTTTATTATTGTTTCGCCTGGGGaggcgacgacgatggctGGACGGAGATGGAAGGAGGCCGTGAGGACCAGCGatgaggcgggagaggatgcGGTTGTTGTGTTGGGGGGTCCGGCCAACAGTTATACGCATTATATCACTACGGAAGAGGAGTACGGGATCCAGAGGTATGAAGGGGCTTCGACTCTGTATGGGCCGCACACGCTGGCGGCGTATATCAACGTCACGatggggctgttggggtATTTGAATCCGGATTCGCCGGCGCCTCCGCCGCATGATCAGAAGTCTATGGTGTATCCGCCGGATAATACGAACCGGTCGTTGTCGTTTATCccgtcggtggtgatggacaaTGCGCCGCTTTTCAAGTCTTTTGGGGATGTTTTGACGGATGCTGAGAAGGGTACTCCTTATGTGATTGGGGATGTGGTCAAGGTTCGGTTTGTTGGAGCCAATCCGAGGAACAATCTGAAGCTGGGCGGCACGtatgctgctgttgagaagCTGGGTAAGGATGGGACGTGGGAAAGGTTcagagatgatggggattgGAGTGTGATTTTTGAGTGGGAGAGGACGAGTGAGCTTATGGGTTGGAGTGAGGTGACGATCGGGTGGGATACCGCtcttgagggagacggggagATAGAGAAGGGGACGGCGTATCGGATCAGGTACTTTGGGGATaagaaggggttgttgggaggcGTGGAAAGCTTCGAGGGTGTGAGTGATTGTTTCAGCTTTAAGGCTTGA
- a CDS encoding uncharacterized protein (EggNog:ENOG503NU9Z; COG:T) translates to MSTGFSSPFGGNSNPFGRLETTGMQRVAEEDENDMVTSPTTASFGRAPADHGAGLFRSPFGADAASDTHMTGVNRPHLDPTGYPAQYNLGRRTSVSAESLKPPTGEAYDNWTPPVHPKTPEQLERLKEAISGNFLFSHLDDEQTAQVLGALIEKPIPSKDIKVITQGDTGDFFYIIEKGSFDIYVSPTGKVEPGLDGAGRKVSTIGAGGSFGELALMYNAPRAATVISAEPNCTLWALDRMTFRRILMESTFARRRMYEGFLEEVPLLSSLTPYERSKIADALKSEKFPAGHTIIREGDPGDSFYLLVDGEAVALRRGDEAAVKHYKKGDFFGELALLNDAPRAASVVSTTEVKVVSLGKSAFQRLLGPVESIMRRTKYVGVKTGVEEMDPLQTV, encoded by the exons ATGTCCACTGGCTTCAGCAGCCCTTTCGGGGGCAACTCGAACCCATTTGGCAGACTGGAGACCACTGGTATGCAAAGAgtcgccgaggaggacgaaaaTGACATGGTGACTTCGCCCACAACGGCGAGCTTTGGCCGCGCTCCAGCCGACCATGGCGCCGGTCTCTTCCGAAGCCCTTTTGGTGCCGATGCGGCATCTGATACACACATGACTGGAGTCAACAGGCCCCATCTTGATCCAACAGGCTACCCAGCCCAGTACAACTTGGGTCGTCGCACTTCGGTATCGGCCGAGTCACTGAAACCCCCTACCGGAGAAGCTTATGACAATTGGACACCTCCTGTGCATCCCAAGACGCCCGAGCAACTGGAGCGGTTGAAGGAAGCCATCAGCGGCAATTTCCTGTTCAGCCACCTCGATGACGAGCAAACCGCCCAGGTATTGGGGGCTTTGATAGAGAAGCCGATCCCATCCAAGGATATCAAG GTGATTACCCAAGGAGATACCGGTGACTTCTTTTATATCATCGAAAAGGGTTCTTTCGATATTTACGTCAGCCCCACAGGAAAGGTCGAGCCTGGTTTGGACGGGGCTGGCAGGAAGGTTAGCACCATTGGTGCAGGCGGTtcttttggagagcttgcGCTCATGTACAACGCCCCGCGGGCCGCTACTGTTATTTCCGCCGAGCCCAACTGCACCCTCTGGGCCTTGGACCGTATGACCTTCCGGAGGATCCTGATGGAGTCGACCTTTGCCCGTCGTCGCATGTACGAGGGTTTCCTCGAGGAGGTGCCTTTGCTCTCAAGCCTGACCCCGTATGAGCGCTCCAAGATTGCGGATGCGCTCAAGAGCGAGAAATTCCCGGCCGGTCACACCATTATTCGCGAGGGCGACCCGGGTGACTCCTTTTACTTGCTTGTGGATGGCGAGGCGGTCGCTCTTAGGAGGGGCGACGAGGCCGCTGTCAAGCACTACAAGAAGGGCGATTTCTTTGGCGAGCTCGCTCTGCTTAACGACGCACCACGCGCCGCCAGCGTCGTGAGCACCACTGAGGTCAAGGTTGTGTCGCTTGGCAAGTCGGCGTTCCAGCGGTTGTTGGGGCCGGTCGAGAGTATTATGCGGAGAACCAAGTATGTGGGTGTCAAGactggggtggaggagatggatccCCTTCAGACGGTTTAA
- the LEM3 gene encoding alkylphosphocholine resistance protein lem3 (EggNog:ENOG503NVEE; COG:D; COG:K; COG:T), whose amino-acid sequence MAPRRRRGASDDAAADDHSETDAPKNRPPNTAFRQQRMRAWQCVLTPKLIVTIFSILAAIYLGFGAYLTYLAHTVRDISIDYTKCITDAPTDDFGPIPAENIEAHFSVTNPDLDPFRSQWKRETINDVKVANYTAKREYCYVRINIPEDLKPTISFFYHLNNFYQNHRRYVNSFNAKQLLGDAVDGGTINASTCAPLTHNHEGKIIYPCGLVANSIFNDTFSPPLLLNPRNSSEDSVEYPMSTKGIAWPGIKDLYGLTSYKYSDIVPPPNWEERYKFGYDEVNNPVPDLKSDELFQNWMMLAAAPNFYKLYQKSNTSEVMAAGTYEIKIESNFDTTKYNGGKSFVLTTVSTMGSRNIWPGIIFLIVGGICLVLDVYFILSFFLWKPRKLGDPSYLSWNQPSAPQGHASTS is encoded by the exons ATGGCTCCGAGACGTCGCCGAGGAGCCTCCGACGATGCTGCCGCAGATGACCACTCCGAGACGGATGCGCCCAAGAACCGCCCACCCAATACAGCCTTTCGCCAGCAACGCATGCGCGCCTGGCAGTGTGTGCTGACACCGAAACTTATTgtcaccatcttctccattCTCGCCGCCATCTACCTTGGCTTCGGCGCCTATCTTACATACCTTGCGCATACT GTCCGCGACATCTCGATCGACTACACCAAGTGTATCACCGACGCACCAACAGATGACTTTGGACCGATTCCGGCTGAAAACATCGAGGCTCATTTCTCGGTGACAAATCCCGACTTGGATCCCTTCCGGTCTCAGTGGAAAAGAGAGACGATCAATGATGTCAAGGTCGCCAATTACACAGCGAAGCGGGAGTATTGCTATGTCCGAATCAACATCCCCGAGGACCTGAAGCCGACCATCAGCTTCTTCTATCACCTCAACAACTTTTACCAGAACCACCGTCGTTACGTCAATTCTTTCAATGCAAAGCAACTTCTCGGCGACGCAGTAGATGGCGGCACCATCAACGCCTCCACCTGCGCACCCCTGACTCACAACCACGAGGGCAAGATCATTTATCCCTGTGGCTTGGTGGCCAACTCAATCTTTAACGACACTTTCTCTCCGCCCCTGTTGTTGAACCCGCGAAATTCGTCAGAGGACAGTGTCGAGTATCCCATGTCGACCAAGGGCATCGCTTGGCCTGGAATCAAAGACTTGTATGGTCTTACAAGCTACAAATATTCAGATATTGTGCCCCCACCCAACTGGGAGGAGCGTTACAAGTTTGGTTATGATGAGGTGAACAACCCGGTACCGGATCTCAAGAGCGACGAGCTTTTCCAAAACtggatgatgttggctgcCGCGCCCAACTTTTACAAACTGTACCAGAAGAGCAACACCAGCGAGGTGATGGCTGCTGGTACATACGAGATCAAGATTGAGTCCAACTTCGACACCACCAAGTATAATGGCGGGAAGTCTTTCGTCCTCACCACTGTCTCGACAATGGGATCGCGCAACATCTGGCCAGGAATCATTTTCCTCATTGTTGGCGGTATCTGCCTTGTTCTTGACGTCTACTTCATCTTGTCGTTCTTTTTGTGGAAGCCGCGCAAGCTTGGCGACCCATCATATCTTTCGTGGAACCAGCCATCGGCACCACAGGGGCATGCTTCAACTTCATAG
- a CDS encoding uncharacterized protein (COG:K; EggNog:ENOG503P2PM), whose amino-acid sequence MEAGDSGNRQSGIPTANSNPLDHFDRRPRDQRIDTSYREGKNMATATIISPSAPGYHQHHSSYNSGYPHSAPVTSIPGMISPVEPRRSVEEPESANNHRQSLPSISEVISGTKPGSFAPPVPQQMPPQSLTAPFSVASLTGPPRSFEAGVEKNQSPRTLHPVSSGYPRSDTLPAFSDPSRPALASRPAPPPLNTFSGLHHSPSHAHRVDSAESDHRPPQPQQPPLSAGHREQPPQQLPGLYSETGRLPPGQLPLSAYPASPRSSGPGFSSPYDSQRPPAYGEENSEYMHHRLSDYKAALDKHYETYGYQDALQIVANSCRTGFNFAEAYVAAAREQGGSQPILSRMPTENEVGGLLNSLLLALKKLEEVREMIQRNRIQDERARDHGRKPEDEDVAMYNDGMKPAYSLNEVKKRRGLTKLSKQRAAPPGRCHSCNRIDTPEWRRGPDGARTLCNACGLHYAKLERKRQLDQRSLRPKPSEDRS is encoded by the exons ATGGAAGCGGGTGATTCGGGTAACAGGCAAAG TGGAATTCCAACtgccaacagcaacccctTGGATCATTTTGATAGACGACCTCGAGACCAACGCATCGATACCTCGTATAGAGAAGGGAAAAACATGGCGACCGCTACCATCATCAGCCCGAGCGCCCCGGGTTACCATCAGCATCACTCTTCGTATAATTCGGGATACCCACACTCGGCTCCCGTTACCAGCATCCCTGGCATGATCTCGCCGGTTGAGCCGCGCCGGTCGGTTGAAGAACCGGAATCCGCTAACAACCACCGGCAATCCCTCCCTTCTATCTCCGAAGTCATCTCGGGGACAAAGCCTGGGTCATTTGCACCCCCAGTGCCTCAACAAATGCCTCCTCAGAGCCTCACAGCGCCTTTCTCGGTCGCATCGCTCACAGGTCCGCCACGGTCCTTTGAGGCTGGAGTCGAGAAGAACCAGTCGCCAAGAACACTGCATCCTGTATCGTCGGGTTACCCACGATCAGATACCCTCCCTGCCTTCTCTGACCCATCACGGCCTGCTTTGGCTAGCCGacctgcacctccaccactgaACACTTTCTCGGGGCTACACCACTCCCCTTCACATGCACACAGAGTCGACTCGGCTGAGTCGGACCACAGGCCACCGCAGCCACAACAACCGCCTCTCAGCGCTGGCCATCGCGAGCAGCCGCCGCAGCAGTTGCCAGGGCTTTATTCTGAAACCGGACGCCTGCCACCTGGACAGTTGCCTCTGTCGGCATACCCAGCATCCCCTAGAAGCTCAGGACCAGGCTTCTCATCCCCATATGATTCGCAACGGCCACCTGCGTATGGTGAGGAAAACAGCGAATATATGCACCATCGGTTGTCGGACTACAAGGCCGCCCTGGACAAGCATTACGAAACATATGGCTACCAAGATGCTCTGCAAATC GTTGCCAACTCGTGCCGTACTGGCTTCAATTTTGCCGAGGCCTACGTAGCTGCCGCGCGGGAGCAGGGTGGCTCACAGCCCATCCTGTCGAGAATGCCTACCGAGAACGAGGTCGGCGGGcttctcaacagcctcctgcttgccctcaagaagctcgaggaggTGCGGGAAATGATTCAACGGAATAGAATTCAGGACGAGCGAGCGCGCGATCACGGCCGAAAgcccgaggacgaggatgtggCCATGTACAACGACGGGATGAAGCCAGCCTACAGTCTGAACGAGGTTAAGAAGCGGCGCGGc CTAACAAAGTTATCAAAACAGCGTGCGGCTCCTCCCGGACGGTGTCACAGCTGCAACAGGATTGACACCCCAGAGTGGAGGCGCGGTCCCGACGGGGCGAGGACGCTATGCAACGCCTGCGGTCTTCACTATGCGAAACTGGAGCGAAAAAGGCAGCTTGATCAGAGGTCGCTGAGGCCGAAGCCATCCGAGGACCGGAGCTAG